In the Candidatus Poribacteria bacterium genome, one interval contains:
- a CDS encoding phytanoyl-CoA dioxygenase family protein — translation MTLDTTTLRNDFSRDGFAIAPNLFTRSEVQRLKLECIDILEAVKAETGTVAGHGVYVGLAARSPVFQTAVGDERILDILESVYAPDIEFLSDKVVFKSETTTFASPWHQDWSYWYGAHKLSIWVALDDATVENGCLKLFPGSHKSALVHDGDASDGHGFGNRLRPGAVDENLAVTAEIEAGGAVFFHDLTLHASHPNRSGEERWVWIPTYRDAKAEDTDYPWAVAAKVLRGQKLSPN, via the coding sequence ATGACCCTTGACACGACAACACTTCGGAACGATTTCTCAAGGGACGGTTTCGCTATCGCGCCGAACCTGTTCACGCGAAGTGAAGTCCAACGGCTCAAGTTAGAATGTATCGACATTCTGGAAGCCGTTAAAGCAGAAACAGGCACAGTCGCTGGACACGGTGTTTATGTCGGCTTAGCTGCGCGGAGTCCTGTCTTTCAAACCGCAGTCGGTGATGAACGGATACTCGATATTTTAGAAAGCGTTTATGCACCGGACATTGAATTTCTAAGCGACAAGGTAGTTTTCAAAAGCGAGACAACGACCTTCGCCAGCCCTTGGCACCAAGATTGGTCCTATTGGTACGGCGCACATAAACTCTCAATTTGGGTTGCGCTTGACGATGCGACTGTTGAAAACGGGTGCCTCAAACTCTTTCCGGGTTCTCACAAATCCGCTCTTGTCCACGATGGCGATGCCAGTGATGGACATGGGTTCGGGAATCGACTCCGTCCGGGTGCGGTTGACGAGAACCTTGCCGTCACAGCGGAGATTGAAGCAGGTGGTGCCGTCTTTTTTCACGATTTGACGCTTCACGCCAGCCACCCTAATCGTTCAGGTGAAGAACGCTGGGTCTGGATTCCGACGTATCGCGACGCAAAGGCGGAGGATACTGATTATCCGTGGGCTGTTGCGGCGAAGGTCCTGCGCGGTCAAAAACTATCTCCAAATTAG
- a CDS encoding Gfo/Idh/MocA family oxidoreductase: MAAKKPVRIAVVGMGIGKPNGTALAGNPRGNVVALCDLLEDRMKDFAKDLPGEVKFYTDYKKMCKAKDIDAVFVGTPNQWHVPIALEAVRNGKHVMVTKPLADSEEAAQQLVTEAEAAGVVNMMSLSTRFGNDTQYLGTLARDNYFGELYYARARSVRRSGIPAWNLGFIQKGGGAFRDMGVHVLDSAWWILGLPKPIAVLGAAGAKFGPRGLGYWKGTKAPKEIYEKYDSDDYAGGFITFEGGVGLQVESFWASHQPDEFQIELFGTEAGATLKPLRLYRTDKKGEFENIDAKLPKSKYGKSWDAIADHFIECILDDVTCKAPLRHGLIVQQMMEGLLTSAETGREVQIAETE; encoded by the coding sequence ATGGCAGCAAAAAAACCTGTCCGAATTGCCGTCGTCGGTATGGGTATCGGTAAACCGAATGGAACAGCACTCGCCGGAAATCCGAGAGGCAACGTTGTCGCACTCTGCGATTTGCTTGAAGACCGGATGAAAGACTTCGCCAAGGACCTACCGGGCGAGGTTAAATTCTACACAGATTACAAAAAGATGTGTAAAGCGAAGGATATTGACGCTGTATTTGTTGGCACACCGAACCAGTGGCATGTGCCGATAGCATTGGAAGCCGTACGGAACGGCAAACACGTCATGGTGACGAAACCGCTCGCTGATTCCGAGGAAGCAGCGCAACAACTGGTCACGGAAGCAGAGGCAGCAGGGGTCGTTAATATGATGTCGCTCTCCACGCGCTTCGGGAATGACACCCAATACCTCGGCACTCTTGCACGCGATAATTATTTCGGAGAACTCTATTACGCGCGGGCACGGAGCGTGCGTAGGAGCGGTATCCCGGCGTGGAATCTCGGTTTCATCCAGAAAGGCGGCGGTGCATTTCGCGACATGGGTGTCCATGTGCTTGACTCGGCATGGTGGATTCTCGGATTACCAAAGCCAATTGCCGTACTCGGTGCTGCTGGCGCGAAGTTCGGACCTCGAGGCCTCGGCTACTGGAAAGGGACGAAAGCCCCTAAAGAGATCTACGAGAAATATGATTCTGATGATTACGCTGGTGGGTTTATTACTTTTGAAGGTGGTGTCGGCTTGCAGGTGGAAAGTTTCTGGGCATCACACCAACCCGACGAATTTCAGATCGAACTCTTCGGCACAGAGGCAGGCGCGACGCTGAAGCCCCTACGACTCTATCGAACCGATAAAAAAGGTGAATTTGAGAACATAGACGCGAAACTTCCAAAGAGTAAGTATGGCAAGTCGTGGGATGCTATCGCTGATCATTTCATTGAATGTATTTTAGATGACGTAACCTGCAAGGCACCCCTCCGCCATGGATTGATTGTCCAACAGATGATGGAAGGTCTGCTCACAAGTGCTGAGACAGGACGCGAAGTTCAGATTGCAGAAACTGAATGA
- a CDS encoding c-type cytochrome, with protein sequence MQRNLLTFSVVVLFVGAIIALNINSVESQSDKVQRGKYLVDTVGACGHCHTPRAGAEYNMDMYLAGHPANAPSPRYNFSMMQQGIFILTSPQMSAFSGPFGTSFSSNLTPDKETGLGDWTEEMFIKALRTGLHQGVEGNRKIFPPMPTKHYAQMNDEDLKAIWAYLRTIKPVKNEVSPPLNSRGRPY encoded by the coding sequence ATGCAGCGAAATCTCTTAACCTTTTCTGTGGTAGTGCTTTTTGTCGGTGCGATCATTGCGCTGAATATCAACTCTGTTGAGAGCCAGAGCGATAAGGTGCAACGTGGGAAGTACCTCGTGGACACGGTGGGCGCGTGCGGGCATTGTCATACACCGCGTGCGGGTGCCGAATATAACATGGACATGTATCTCGCTGGACATCCAGCGAACGCGCCTTCTCCGCGCTACAACTTCAGTATGATGCAACAAGGCATCTTTATCCTCACGTCACCACAAATGAGTGCCTTCTCCGGTCCGTTTGGAACGAGTTTCTCCTCAAATTTGACACCGGACAAAGAAACCGGATTGGGTGATTGGACAGAGGAGATGTTCATCAAAGCATTGCGCACTGGGCTTCATCAAGGTGTGGAGGGCAACCGTAAAATCTTCCCTCCAATGCCAACGAAGCACTATGCTCAAATGAATGATGAGGATCTGAAAGCAATCTGGGCGTATCTTCGGACGATTAAGCCGGTTAAAAACGAAGTGAGTCCACCCTTGAATTCACGGGGTAGGCCGTATTAA